One region of Bradyrhizobium betae genomic DNA includes:
- a CDS encoding glucan biosynthesis protein G — protein sequence MNRRDLLRASAAVSAAVILPRAAGAQTSDATSFSPSTVRELARALAAKPFVAPDEKLPDALKNLDYDQYRSIRFAPEKALWRDEKLPFEVQFFHRGFFYKNRVDIFQVANRSVTPVSYRRADFSFGEGLGQWPDADLGFSGFRIHTPINRPDYYDELCVFLGASYFRAVAKGQTYGLSARGLAIDTGESKGEEFPVFKAFWLEKPAPNASSMVVHALLDSKSAAASYRFTIRPGQTTVFDVEMALYPRVDVAHAGLAPMTSMFFFGPNDRKDFDDFRPSVHDSDGLSIFNGRGEQLWRPLNNPHDLQVSSFGDVNPGGFGLMQRERNYLAYQDLESSFETRPSLWFEPIGDWGEGAVKLFEIPTKEEVHDNIAALWQPKQPLTAKSEHIFTYRLHWGPDAPKVDALARFTRTGIGSRGDDGKLFVLELMGDRLKGVDPKTMKGVVTAEKAEISNIVTQPNPVTGGWRLSFQCAVKGQASIELRAFLAQNDAPVSEVWIYRWTP from the coding sequence GTGAATCGCCGAGACCTTCTTCGCGCATCTGCTGCTGTTTCAGCCGCAGTCATATTGCCACGGGCTGCTGGCGCGCAGACCAGCGATGCTACGTCCTTCAGCCCATCCACCGTGCGCGAGCTGGCGCGCGCGCTTGCGGCCAAGCCGTTCGTGGCCCCGGACGAGAAGCTTCCGGATGCACTGAAGAATCTCGACTACGACCAATACCGATCCATTCGGTTCGCCCCCGAAAAGGCGCTGTGGCGGGACGAAAAACTGCCATTCGAGGTGCAGTTTTTCCACCGCGGCTTCTTCTACAAGAACAGGGTCGACATCTTCCAGGTGGCGAACCGGAGCGTCACGCCGGTCTCGTATCGGCGCGCCGACTTTTCGTTCGGCGAGGGACTCGGACAATGGCCGGATGCGGACCTCGGATTCTCCGGCTTCCGCATCCACACACCGATCAACCGACCGGATTATTACGACGAACTTTGCGTATTCCTTGGTGCCAGCTACTTCCGGGCCGTCGCGAAAGGACAGACCTATGGCCTGTCCGCGCGAGGGCTCGCGATCGATACCGGCGAGAGCAAAGGCGAAGAATTCCCGGTGTTCAAGGCCTTCTGGCTGGAGAAGCCTGCGCCCAACGCCTCCTCGATGGTGGTCCACGCGCTGCTCGACAGCAAGAGCGCGGCAGCAAGCTACCGTTTCACCATTCGGCCCGGCCAAACCACGGTCTTCGACGTCGAGATGGCGCTCTATCCGCGGGTCGACGTCGCGCATGCCGGGCTTGCGCCGATGACCAGCATGTTCTTCTTCGGTCCGAACGATCGGAAGGACTTCGACGATTTTCGTCCCTCGGTTCACGACTCGGACGGACTTTCGATCTTCAACGGCAGAGGTGAGCAGCTCTGGCGACCGCTCAACAATCCGCACGACCTGCAGGTCAGCAGTTTTGGCGACGTCAATCCCGGCGGCTTCGGCCTCATGCAGCGGGAAAGAAACTATCTCGCTTATCAGGATCTGGAATCCAGTTTCGAAACACGCCCGAGCCTCTGGTTCGAACCGATCGGCGATTGGGGCGAAGGCGCGGTGAAACTGTTCGAGATACCGACCAAGGAGGAGGTCCACGACAACATCGCCGCGCTCTGGCAACCGAAACAGCCCCTGACGGCAAAGAGCGAACACATCTTTACCTATCGACTGCACTGGGGACCGGACGCGCCGAAGGTCGACGCGCTCGCGCGATTCACGCGAACGGGAATCGGCAGCCGGGGAGATGACGGCAAGCTGTTCGTCCTGGAGCTGATGGGCGACCGACTCAAAGGCGTCGATCCCAAGACCATGAAAGGGGTGGTGACCGCTGAGAAAGCTGAAATCAGCAACATCGTCACGCAACCCAATCCCGTGACCGGCGGATGGCGTCTGAGCTTCCAATGCGCGGTCAAGGGCCAGGCCTCGATCGAGCTGCGCGCGTTCCTGGCGCAGAACGATGCGCCGGTCTCCGAAGTATGGATCTATCGATGGACGCCCTGA
- the mdoH gene encoding glucans biosynthesis glucosyltransferase MdoH — protein MDALKQSQAPPPSAPARPFLPQESPLSMLPCRLDRAADVRRSQALTNASLVARRLLIFAGTALLTLAGGYGMYDVVKVGGVTFLEALLLGLFLVLLAWVAFSFMSALAGFFVLLTRGQVSLPIATTGPLPSISTRTAMLLPTYNEDPHHVMARLRAMYESIEATGYGAQFDWFLLSDTTDPDIWISEEMAFIQLRRACGGDRLYYRHRSDNTARKSGNIADWVTRFGAAYDHMIVLDADSLMEADTIVRIVHAMERHPACALIQTQPVIVNARTLFSRLQQFSGRVYGPLITAGNAWWHGGDSNYWGHNAIIRIQAFAAEAGLPELRGRKPFGGHILSHDFVEAALMRRAGWAIYMVPAVRGSFEEVPPSLLDFAGRDRRWCQGNLQHLAVLPARGLHWVSRLHLLTGIGSYVTAPLWLLFLLLGLLISLQAHFIRPEYFPKGFSLFPTWPQQDPVLAAWVFAATMGLLILPKLLAYLVLISNRDERTGFAGSFRTLAGVVCETFVAALLAPSMMILQTKAVVEILAGRDAGWQVQRRGDGQPARGEVYRKLAGPTLCGLALSLCAYAVSLPLLLWMSPVLLGLLLSIPLGIITSSRLGAPGVFATPETNSPPAVVLRANELAASGRAEMAGALRQLGRDPELLVEHLGSLSPASPRRFAPIDVPLATATAKVEQCESLEDAAAWLDRSELHAVLGHPTLLKQVLDMPQGRLE, from the coding sequence ATGGACGCCCTGAAGCAGTCGCAGGCGCCGCCGCCAAGCGCCCCCGCCCGCCCGTTTCTGCCGCAGGAAAGCCCGCTGTCGATGCTGCCGTGCCGGCTGGACCGCGCGGCCGACGTCAGGCGATCGCAAGCGCTCACGAACGCAAGCTTGGTGGCTCGCCGTCTCCTCATCTTTGCCGGAACTGCCCTGCTGACGCTTGCAGGCGGCTACGGCATGTACGACGTCGTGAAGGTCGGCGGTGTGACCTTTCTCGAGGCGCTGCTGCTCGGTCTGTTCCTCGTGCTGCTCGCCTGGGTCGCGTTCTCTTTCATGTCCGCCCTTGCCGGATTCTTCGTGCTGCTGACGCGCGGGCAAGTCAGCCTGCCGATCGCCACGACGGGCCCGCTACCCTCCATCAGCACGCGCACCGCAATGCTGCTGCCGACCTACAACGAGGACCCGCATCATGTGATGGCGCGGCTGCGCGCAATGTATGAGTCCATCGAAGCCACCGGATATGGCGCACAATTCGACTGGTTCTTGCTGAGCGATACGACCGACCCGGATATCTGGATCAGCGAAGAAATGGCCTTCATCCAGTTGCGCCGCGCCTGCGGCGGCGACCGGCTGTACTACCGGCATCGCTCCGACAATACCGCGCGCAAGTCCGGCAACATCGCCGACTGGGTCACACGATTTGGCGCGGCCTATGATCACATGATCGTCCTCGATGCGGATAGCCTCATGGAGGCTGACACGATCGTTCGCATCGTCCACGCGATGGAACGCCACCCTGCTTGCGCGCTGATCCAGACGCAGCCCGTCATCGTCAACGCGCGCACCCTGTTCAGCAGGCTGCAGCAATTTTCGGGGCGCGTGTACGGCCCCCTCATTACGGCGGGCAATGCCTGGTGGCACGGCGGCGACAGCAACTATTGGGGCCACAACGCCATCATCCGGATACAGGCCTTCGCTGCGGAAGCCGGCCTGCCTGAACTGCGCGGTCGCAAACCGTTCGGGGGACACATCCTCAGCCATGATTTCGTCGAGGCCGCGTTGATGCGCCGCGCCGGTTGGGCGATCTATATGGTCCCGGCGGTTCGCGGCAGCTTCGAAGAGGTCCCGCCGTCGCTGCTGGACTTTGCGGGGAGAGACCGCCGCTGGTGCCAGGGCAACCTGCAGCATCTCGCGGTCCTGCCCGCGCGCGGGCTGCACTGGGTCTCGAGGCTGCATCTGCTCACCGGCATCGGCTCCTACGTGACGGCGCCGCTGTGGCTTCTGTTCCTGTTGCTCGGTCTGCTCATCTCGCTGCAGGCGCACTTCATCCGGCCCGAATACTTTCCGAAGGGCTTCAGTCTGTTTCCCACCTGGCCGCAACAGGACCCGGTGCTTGCGGCCTGGGTGTTTGCCGCGACCATGGGACTTCTGATCCTGCCGAAGCTGCTGGCCTATCTGGTGCTGATCAGCAACCGTGACGAGCGGACCGGATTTGCAGGAAGCTTTCGTACTCTGGCAGGAGTCGTTTGCGAGACGTTCGTGGCGGCTTTGCTTGCGCCCAGCATGATGATCCTCCAGACCAAGGCCGTCGTGGAAATTCTCGCTGGCCGGGATGCGGGCTGGCAGGTGCAGCGCAGAGGCGATGGACAGCCTGCCCGCGGCGAAGTCTATCGAAAGCTCGCCGGGCCGACGCTGTGCGGCCTCGCCCTGTCGCTCTGTGCCTATGCGGTCTCCTTGCCCCTGCTGCTCTGGATGTCGCCAGTGCTGCTGGGGCTGCTGCTTTCGATTCCGCTGGGGATCATCACGTCTTCGCGGCTGGGCGCGCCCGGGGTCTTTGCCACGCCGGAAACCAACAGCCCGCCTGCCGTGGTGCTCCGCGCGAACGAGCTCGCCGCATCAGGGCGCGCTGAAATGGCCGGAGCTCTACGCCAGCTCGGCCGGGATCCTGAATTGCTGGTCGAACATTTGGGCTCGTTATCGCCCGCCAGCCCGCGCAGATTTGCTCCCATCGACGTGCCTCTTGCGACGGCAACCGCCAAGGTCGAGCAATGCGAAAGCCTGGAGGATGCCGCGGCCTGGCTCGACAGATCGGAATTGCACGCCGTTCTTGGCCATCCGACGCTGCTCAAACAAGTCCTCGATATGCCCCAGGGCAGGCTAGAGTAG
- a CDS encoding tripartite tricarboxylate transporter substrate-binding protein produces the protein MKGFEALSWQGLFAPAGTPPEIVEKLSAEVNKALQSPDIRAYFAAQGFIVQGSTPEGFKAFVASEVQKWTPIVKNSGAQVN, from the coding sequence TTGAAGGGTTTCGAGGCGCTGTCATGGCAAGGCCTGTTTGCGCCGGCCGGCACGCCGCCCGAGATCGTCGAAAAGCTGAGCGCGGAAGTGAACAAGGCGCTGCAATCCCCCGACATCAGGGCCTACTTTGCGGCGCAGGGCTTCATCGTGCAGGGCTCGACTCCCGAGGGCTTCAAGGCCTTTGTCGCGAGCGAGGTGCAGAAGTGGACGCCGATCGTGAAGAACTCGGGCGCGCAGGTGAATTGA
- a CDS encoding glycosyltransferase, whose translation MLISTQKVALERGINFAVFNHLAWITEGGCIGFLNSLVAGVTGSGAGSPLFDLLDRAPLVLAASYPEFGTQISTSPRVHFVGPIREPVASAPWPRRFPDRPLVLVSLSSTFQGQGSTLRNICTALAPLPLEVLVTTGRGFAPESLPIAGAVEARSFVSHDAVLPSVDLVVTHAGLGTLMYSAGAGKPCLCFPNGRDQNDNAAHIEALALGQVLSPDAAPAGIGDAVMDMLGDQATLAACHAFASRVRRFGDLARAADLVEELVRVA comes from the coding sequence ATGTTGATCAGCACGCAGAAGGTGGCCCTTGAGCGCGGCATCAATTTCGCCGTCTTCAATCATCTGGCCTGGATCACAGAAGGCGGCTGTATCGGATTTCTGAACTCCCTCGTCGCCGGCGTGACAGGAAGCGGGGCGGGCTCGCCGCTTTTCGATCTTCTCGATCGCGCCCCGCTCGTGCTTGCAGCCAGCTATCCGGAGTTCGGAACGCAGATCTCCACATCTCCCCGTGTTCATTTCGTCGGGCCGATCCGGGAGCCGGTCGCATCTGCACCGTGGCCTCGCCGATTCCCGGACCGGCCCCTTGTGCTGGTCAGTCTCAGCAGCACCTTCCAGGGCCAGGGATCGACGCTGCGCAACATATGCACCGCCCTGGCGCCGCTGCCGCTCGAGGTTCTGGTCACGACAGGACGGGGCTTTGCGCCGGAGTCACTGCCGATTGCGGGCGCGGTGGAGGCTCGGTCATTTGTTTCGCACGACGCGGTGCTTCCGTCGGTCGATCTCGTCGTCACCCATGCCGGACTGGGTACACTGATGTACAGCGCAGGCGCGGGCAAGCCCTGCCTGTGCTTTCCGAATGGGCGCGACCAGAACGACAATGCCGCCCACATCGAGGCGCTCGCGCTGGGACAGGTGCTTTCGCCCGATGCGGCACCGGCCGGGATTGGTGATGCCGTGATGGATATGCTTGGCGATCAGGCGACACTTGCGGCCTGTCACGCGTTCGCCTCCCGGGTCAGGCGTTTTGGCGACCTCGCGCGTGCAGCCGATCTCGTCGAGGAGCTGGTGCGAGTTGCTTGA
- a CDS encoding c-type cytochrome, which produces MRTSQPNQSPLVFKARGLLGSGDLGHRHCSSPFCSIHFTFPILFDPFEERAIAVNLPALMLLITVIFIAPAAIAQQANAAPPSDGFPAWAFLWDPSVKVPPPDDRPNQLAGSNASFSWKQARDLFLALDWHPDDHPAMPEIVATGRKPDVRACGACHRVEGTGGPEGASLAGLPVNYLVQQLADFKSGARKMSGPERPPKTMVASAKAMTDAEMHAAAEYFAGLKPRRLIKVVESEIIPRTGPSRMFYVKSPEGGSEALGERIVEMPDNAEQFELRDSRSTFTAYVPVGSLVKGETLAKTGGAGTTVACAGCHGSDLRGTGEIPPIAGRSPTYIVRQLHEFQTGGRVASASALMKPTVEKLSANDMIALAAYVASLAP; this is translated from the coding sequence TTGCGGACAAGCCAGCCCAACCAGTCGCCTTTGGTTTTCAAAGCGCGAGGGCTGCTCGGCTCGGGAGACCTGGGTCATCGTCATTGTTCATCGCCGTTCTGTTCGATCCATTTCACATTTCCAATTCTGTTCGATCCATTTGAAGAGAGAGCCATTGCCGTGAACTTGCCCGCGCTGATGCTATTGATCACCGTCATCTTCATTGCACCGGCTGCTATTGCGCAGCAAGCCAACGCTGCCCCTCCGTCTGACGGGTTTCCGGCTTGGGCGTTCCTGTGGGACCCGTCCGTCAAGGTGCCCCCGCCGGACGACAGACCCAACCAACTCGCCGGCAGCAACGCCTCCTTCAGTTGGAAGCAGGCGAGAGATCTTTTCCTTGCGCTGGATTGGCATCCGGATGACCACCCGGCCATGCCGGAGATCGTTGCCACCGGGCGCAAGCCGGACGTCCGCGCCTGCGGAGCTTGCCATCGCGTCGAGGGCACTGGTGGTCCTGAAGGTGCGAGTCTCGCGGGGTTGCCGGTGAACTATCTGGTCCAGCAGCTCGCCGACTTCAAAAGTGGCGCCCGAAAGATGTCGGGGCCGGAGAGACCGCCCAAAACCATGGTGGCCTCGGCCAAGGCCATGACCGATGCCGAGATGCACGCCGCGGCGGAGTATTTTGCCGGGCTGAAGCCCAGGCGTTTGATCAAGGTCGTCGAAAGCGAGATCATTCCCAGGACCGGGCCATCTCGCATGTTTTACGTCAAGAGCCCGGAGGGCGGCTCCGAAGCGCTCGGCGAGCGCATTGTCGAGATGCCGGACAACGCAGAACAGTTCGAGCTTCGCGACTCACGATCGACCTTCACGGCGTATGTGCCGGTCGGAAGCCTCGTGAAGGGAGAAACACTCGCGAAGACCGGCGGGGCGGGCACGACCGTTGCCTGTGCCGGCTGCCACGGTTCCGATCTGAGAGGCACTGGTGAGATTCCACCAATTGCAGGCCGATCGCCGACCTACATCGTGCGACAGCTTCATGAATTCCAGACCGGGGGACGCGTCGCAAGCGCGAGCGCTCTGATGAAGCCGACCGTGGAAAAGCTGTCCGCGAACGACATGATCGCCCTGGCCGCCTACGTGGCATCGCTGGCGCCCTGA